A region of bacterium DNA encodes the following proteins:
- a CDS encoding C25 family cysteine peptidase, with the protein MPTLNLPPAGPRRVPVLLLSILLVLLAAAAGFAAPSTAALQDDLDVTRLDERGLEAVLRPRWSLLPLSTGGQLARAAHCSDPDRPRRRLQVALPPGSQVEVTVLGLATRACPGPLPDTGLSGANPEPVVAWQVEEWGDLRVLSIVADLVRDGGAAAALVEELRLRVDFIGGSGGFTSRLSALELASCLLNPGQAAGWARPRMAGRMDSPLWDGTHWVRLPVTQEGLYQVTPALLTQLGLAPAQLDPRAMKLYSYSGGHIDDAPGAARNSEFRPREIPLLREHDGDASFENGERLIFHGQGTALLRPTAVGTIGLRDHPYSDINVYWLLVGGGIPGREMAPIADPSGATPFPLSAVRWRGLLNEHKTYGETSALACVGDLFRAGTRATYTFPAPLGGPTALRLEYDFYPDLFMQQDSLRFEINGQVYPLSGRPHSTQLEATLNLGGDQLRITLERLSDTGLPIHLNWLMPSFEAPARFIDGQLAFELPPVAGSYQVQIQQAPASFYVVDVTDFDSLRVSRQALLTDRVPAVGGGPAGRARRYFGATDAALRTPVGASLATMPDLKREAGSAELIVIAPAAFADAAAELAAVRRAAGMTARLAVLEDIYAEFNCGVVDPGAVRNFLRHEWLHAPDPAGHVLLVGNGHYDYRGLVAGGYPSRMPAWYLYSTSTSDADAMIDDWFVQLATPGRLEMSLGRLPANSATEVAAYTAKLAAYTDGTARGPWRNRLLFVGDDEHGEGDQVNSFEMSHSQDTEELIRNRVPDAHEVERLYLFEYPSVYNPSIRVNQKPLAEARLVAALNEGVALVNFLGHGNNTTWTHEYVFNAARHYPLLQANGRPAAYIAATCSWAEVDLPIGEAFPQQLINMAGGGAIGVLAATRKTGGFSNNNFVDDLLTIFFSRDEASGRPPAMGEAVRLAKNISYDSNRRKYIWLGDPSLPPGFPGGGGEVLGLSSGGVAVDTLLSHGLAGVEIATSGEGHAPVRDGVVTVSARQAPVPRRHDYDPYTSGTFYHGISLDYESPGPLLYSGSVDLAAGRASVRFMVPGDILEGARGRLRFYYEGRTEGGEVDDGLVYLDPPFTRNPSPGTDAEPPRLRLFLNGPQWRPDDWVAPNSRIVLQVSDSSGINLTGEIGHRLEVEIDGGMPRDLTSTFEYDRGSWTTGEARLDLPRLDPGEHGLRARAFDNYNNPGYAETTFRVVDDAAPRLAEVVNFPNPVGERTRFTFHLLGAQPTSLPDCELQVYTVKGRRVARERLALAGQGGFLWSEEWRPRNDRGEALARGIYLYRLALRLPEFTYSLIDGQGQYVVRRQRAATVEATGKLIVE; encoded by the coding sequence TCCAGGACGACCTTGACGTGACACGCCTGGACGAGCGCGGCCTGGAGGCGGTGCTGCGTCCACGCTGGAGCCTGCTGCCCCTTTCCACGGGCGGACAGCTGGCGCGGGCCGCCCATTGCAGCGACCCCGATCGCCCGCGCCGCCGCCTGCAGGTGGCCCTTCCCCCCGGCTCCCAGGTCGAGGTGACGGTGCTGGGCCTCGCCACCCGCGCCTGCCCCGGTCCCTTGCCGGACACGGGCCTGAGCGGCGCCAACCCGGAGCCGGTGGTGGCCTGGCAGGTGGAGGAGTGGGGGGATCTGCGCGTGCTCAGCATCGTGGCGGATCTGGTGCGGGATGGCGGCGCTGCCGCCGCCCTGGTGGAGGAGCTGCGCCTGCGGGTGGACTTCATCGGGGGATCGGGCGGATTCACCAGCCGTCTCTCGGCCCTGGAGCTGGCGAGCTGCCTGCTCAATCCGGGGCAGGCGGCGGGCTGGGCCCGTCCCCGCATGGCGGGCCGGATGGACAGCCCGCTGTGGGACGGCACGCATTGGGTGCGTCTCCCCGTCACCCAGGAGGGCCTCTACCAGGTGACGCCCGCCCTGCTCACCCAGCTGGGCCTGGCCCCGGCCCAGCTGGACCCGCGGGCGATGAAGCTCTACAGCTACAGCGGCGGCCACATCGACGACGCGCCCGGCGCCGCCCGCAACAGCGAATTCAGACCGCGGGAGATCCCCCTGCTGCGCGAGCACGACGGCGACGCCTCCTTCGAAAACGGCGAGCGCCTCATCTTCCACGGACAAGGCACCGCCCTTCTGCGGCCCACGGCGGTGGGAACGATCGGATTGCGCGACCACCCCTACAGCGACATCAACGTCTACTGGCTGCTGGTGGGCGGCGGCATCCCGGGCCGGGAGATGGCCCCCATCGCCGATCCCTCGGGCGCGACCCCCTTCCCGCTGTCGGCCGTCCGCTGGCGGGGCCTGCTCAACGAGCACAAGACCTATGGCGAGACCTCGGCCCTGGCCTGCGTGGGCGACCTCTTCCGCGCCGGGACGCGGGCCACCTACACCTTCCCCGCCCCCCTGGGCGGGCCCACCGCCCTGCGCCTGGAGTACGACTTCTACCCCGACCTCTTCATGCAGCAGGACAGCCTGCGCTTCGAAATCAACGGACAGGTCTACCCCCTCAGCGGGCGGCCGCACAGCACCCAGCTGGAGGCGACCCTCAACCTGGGCGGGGACCAATTGCGCATCACGCTGGAGCGGCTGAGCGACACGGGCCTGCCCATCCACCTCAACTGGCTGATGCCCAGCTTCGAGGCGCCCGCCCGCTTCATCGACGGCCAGTTGGCCTTTGAGTTGCCGCCCGTGGCGGGCAGCTATCAGGTGCAGATCCAGCAGGCGCCCGCCTCCTTCTATGTGGTGGACGTGACCGATTTCGACTCCCTGCGCGTCTCCCGCCAGGCCCTCCTGACCGACCGCGTGCCGGCGGTGGGCGGGGGGCCGGCCGGTCGGGCCCGGCGCTATTTCGGCGCCACCGATGCCGCCCTGCGCACGCCGGTCGGGGCCAGCCTGGCGACCATGCCCGACCTCAAGCGGGAGGCGGGCAGCGCCGAGCTGATCGTGATCGCCCCCGCCGCCTTCGCCGATGCCGCCGCCGAGCTGGCGGCCGTGCGCAGGGCCGCCGGCATGACGGCGCGTCTGGCCGTGCTGGAGGACATCTACGCCGAATTCAACTGCGGGGTGGTGGATCCGGGGGCCGTGCGCAATTTCCTGCGGCACGAATGGCTGCATGCCCCCGACCCGGCCGGCCACGTCCTGCTGGTGGGCAACGGCCACTACGACTACCGCGGCCTGGTGGCGGGCGGGTATCCGTCACGCATGCCGGCCTGGTACCTCTACAGCACCAGCACCTCGGACGCCGACGCCATGATCGACGACTGGTTCGTCCAGCTCGCCACGCCCGGCCGCCTGGAGATGAGCCTGGGCCGCCTGCCCGCCAACAGCGCCACCGAGGTGGCGGCCTACACGGCCAAACTGGCCGCCTACACGGATGGGACCGCCCGCGGCCCCTGGCGCAACCGCCTGCTCTTCGTGGGGGACGACGAGCACGGCGAAGGCGACCAGGTCAACAGTTTCGAGATGTCGCACAGCCAGGACACGGAGGAGCTGATCCGCAACCGCGTGCCCGATGCCCACGAGGTGGAGCGCCTCTACCTCTTCGAGTACCCCAGCGTCTACAACCCCTCGATCCGGGTCAACCAGAAACCCCTGGCCGAGGCGCGCCTGGTGGCGGCCCTCAACGAGGGCGTGGCCCTGGTCAACTTCCTGGGTCACGGCAACAACACGACCTGGACCCACGAGTACGTCTTCAACGCGGCGCGCCACTACCCGCTGCTGCAGGCCAATGGCCGGCCCGCCGCCTACATCGCCGCCACCTGCTCGTGGGCGGAGGTGGACCTCCCCATCGGCGAGGCCTTTCCCCAGCAGCTGATCAACATGGCGGGGGGGGGGGCGATCGGCGTGCTGGCCGCCACGCGCAAGACGGGCGGATTCAGCAACAACAACTTCGTGGACGACCTCCTCACCATCTTCTTCTCGCGCGATGAGGCGAGCGGCCGCCCGCCCGCCATGGGCGAGGCGGTGCGCCTGGCCAAGAACATCTCCTACGACAGCAACCGGCGCAAGTACATCTGGCTGGGGGATCCCAGCCTGCCACCGGGCTTTCCCGGGGGTGGCGGGGAGGTGTTGGGCCTGAGCAGCGGGGGTGTCGCCGTGGACACGCTGCTCAGCCACGGCCTGGCGGGGGTTGAGATCGCCACCAGCGGCGAGGGCCACGCGCCGGTGCGCGACGGCGTGGTGACCGTCTCGGCGCGGCAGGCGCCCGTCCCGCGGCGCCACGACTACGACCCCTACACCTCGGGCACCTTCTATCACGGCATCAGCCTGGACTACGAGAGCCCCGGTCCCTTGCTTTACTCCGGCAGCGTGGACCTGGCCGCCGGCCGGGCCAGCGTACGCTTCATGGTGCCGGGGGACATCCTGGAAGGCGCCCGCGGCCGCTTGCGCTTCTACTACGAGGGAAGGACGGAGGGGGGGGAAGTCGACGACGGGCTTGTCTACCTGGACCCGCCCTTCACGCGCAATCCCAGCCCCGGCACGGACGCCGAGCCGCCCCGCCTGCGCCTCTTCCTCAACGGACCCCAGTGGCGGCCCGACGACTGGGTGGCCCCCAACTCGCGCATCGTGCTCCAGGTCAGCGACAGCAGCGGCATCAACCTGACCGGCGAGATCGGCCACCGCCTGGAGGTCGAGATCGACGGCGGCATGCCGCGGGACCTCACCTCCACCTTCGAGTACGACCGCGGCAGCTGGACGACGGGCGAGGCGCGCCTCGACCTGCCCCGCCTCGATCCCGGCGAGCATGGGCTGCGGGCCCGCGCCTTCGACAACTACAACAACCCGGGCTACGCCGAGACCACCTTCCGCGTGGTGGACGACGCGGCGCCGCGCCTGGCCGAGGTGGTCAACTTCCCCAATCCGGTGGGTGAGCGGACCCGCTTCACCTTCCACCTGCTGGGCGCCCAGCCCACCTCGCTGCCTGATTGCGAGCTGCAGGTCTACACGGTCAAGGGACGGCGGGTGGCCCGCGAGCGCCTGGCCCTGGCCGGGCAGGGGGGCTTTCTCTGGTCGGAGGAGTGGCGGCCGAGGAACGATCGGGGCGAGGCCCTGGCCCGCGGCATCTACCTATACCGGCTGGCCCTGCGCCTGCCCGAGTTCACCTACAGCCTCATCGACGGGCAGGGCCAGTATGTGGTGCGGCGGCAACGGGCCGCCACGGTGGAGGCGACGGGCAAGCTCATCGTGGAGTGA